GCCGGCCTTTACCGCCAGTTCGCCCTTGGTGATGTCGGCCATGGCCTGATCGAAGCTCAGCTTATGCAGATCGGCATGGCTCCACGTATGGCTTCCGATGGAGTGGCCTGCATCGGCAACCTTGCGGGCGATGGCAGGATGCGCCTTGGCCATCTCGCCAACCATCAGGAACGTCGCCTTCACGTCATAGCGAGCCAGCGTGTCGAGGATGCGTTCGGTGCGGCCGGGAACCGGACCGTCATCGAAGGTCAGGGCGACCTCCTTCGGTCCGAGCTTGATATCCTGGATCGAGTCGACGTCCAGAGTACGGCCCGCCAGCCCGCCCTTTGGGCGGTTCGGCTTGAACCACGCCGCAGGTTCCATCGGAACGCGCTCCCCGGCGGATAGCGGTTTGCCCGCCGGATTTTCCGGAGACGCAATGAAGGCCGTCTTGGCTGACGGCTTTTCCGTCTTGGTGGAGGCGCAAGAGGCCAGGGACAAGGCAAGCAGGGCGCTCGCCGCAACGCGTAAAGAAAGCATGAAAGCCACTCGAACGGGAAATGATTCGAGTGAAGTTTTATGCAGTTATGGTTAACGGTCGGTTTCCGGTGCGTTCCCGGATCCTGCCCGATGGATGGCGGATCAGCCCGCCATCCCATCCTCGTATTCGGCGGAAAGCTCCAGCCACTGCTCTTCGGCAGCCGAGAGCTTTGCGGCAGCTTCGCCACGCTGCTTGGCTTTTTCCGCAGCCTTCGCCGGGCTCTTTTCGTAAAGCACGGGGTCTGCAAGTTCCGCATCAAGCGCCTGAATCAAAGTCTCCAGTTTTTTCGTCAGGGACTCGATTTCATTGATCTTTTTCTTGAGCGGAGCGAGCGAGGCGCGCTTGTCGGCGGCGGCCTTGCGCTGGTCGGCCTTGTTGACCTGAACGGCGGCGTCAGCCTTCTCCCGGTCGTCCGTCTTGCGGGCGGAGGAGACGACTAGGCTGCGATAATCCTCCATGTCGCCATCGAAGACGCTGACGGTGCCGTTGTTGACGAGCCAGAGGCGGTCGACGGTCGCTTCGATCAGGTGGCGGTCGTGGGCGATCAGGATGACGGCGCCGTTGTAGTCGTTGAGCGCCTCGATCAGCGCGCGGCGGCTGTCGATGTCGAGATGGTTGGTCGGTTCGTCGAGAATCAGCAGGTTCGGCGCATGGAAGGCGGAAAGCCCCATCAGCAGACGCGCCTTTTCGCCGCCCGAAAGATCCTTGGCGGCGGTCGCCATCTTCTCGGTCGCAAGACCCATCTGCGCGACGCGGGCGCGAACCTGCGCTTCGCCCGCTAGCGGCATCAGCCGGCGTACGTGGTCCACCGGCGTTTCGTTGGGCACGAGATCGTCCAGTTGGTGCTGCGCGAAGAAACCGACCGAAAGATTGGGCGCGAGCTTCATCTCGCCGGCCTGAAGGTTGAGCCGTCCCGCGATCAGCTTGGCGAAGGTGGACTTGCCGTTACCGTTCGAGCCGAGCAGGGCGATCCGGTCGTCGGCGTCGATGCGCAGGTTGATGCCCTTGAGGATCGATTTGCCTGGCTCGTAGCCGACGGCACCGCCGCTGATGGCGATGATCGGGGAGGCCGGCTGCTTTTCGGGTTCCGGAAAGGTGATCGGCTGGACATGGTCCTCGATCACGGCCGCAACAGTTCCCATGCGTTCCAG
The window above is part of the Rhizobium sp. ACO-34A genome. Proteins encoded here:
- a CDS encoding glycosyl transferase family 1, producing the protein MITITDISARIAGRLLIDHASISLPEGTKAGLVGRNGAGKSTLFKIITGDLASETGSITIPRNARIGQVAQEAPGTEQPLIEIVLAADKERAALLKEAETATDPHRIAEIQTRLADIGAHSAEARAATILAGLGFDHDAQLRSASSFSGGWRMRVALAAVLFSEPDLLLLDEPTNYLDLEGTLWLEEYVRRYPHTVIIISHDRDLLNTAVNAIIHLDQKKLTFYRGGYDQFERQKAEADELQMKAKVKSDAARKHLQSYIDRFRYKASKARQAQSRIKALERMGTVAAVIEDHVQPITFPEPEKQPASPIIAISGGAVGYEPGKSILKGINLRIDADDRIALLGSNGNGKSTFAKLIAGRLNLQAGEMKLAPNLSVGFFAQHQLDDLVPNETPVDHVRRLMPLAGEAQVRARVAQMGLATEKMATAAKDLSGGEKARLLMGLSAFHAPNLLILDEPTNHLDIDSRRALIEALNDYNGAVILIAHDRHLIEATVDRLWLVNNGTVSVFDGDMEDYRSLVVSSARKTDDREKADAAVQVNKADQRKAAADKRASLAPLKKKINEIESLTKKLETLIQALDAELADPVLYEKSPAKAAEKAKQRGEAAAKLSAAEEQWLELSAEYEDGMAG
- a CDS encoding polysaccharide deacetylase, giving the protein MLSLRVAASALLALSLASCASTKTEKPSAKTAFIASPENPAGKPLSAGERVPMEPAAWFKPNRPKGGLAGRTLDVDSIQDIKLGPKEVALTFDDGPVPGRTERILDTLARYDVKATFLMVGEMAKAHPAIARKVADAGHSIGSHTWSHADLHKLSFDQAMADITKGELAVKAGTGVDPAFFRFPYLSDSKSLRTRMAQRNVVVLDVAIDSKDYFKSSPSEIVERTMETLHRRGRGIILMHDLHLRTAVMLPMLLERLKAEGYKVVTLRHERKKTMMLASAD